The genomic region AGCTCCTCCGGCAAGTCCTGTACCTGCGCCTCTTGCGGTTACAGGAATCTCATTCTCATTTGCAAGCCTGACTATATTTGATATCTGTTCAGTACTTACAGGCCTGATTACAAAATCTGGCATGCCTCTTATCTGCGAGGCGTCACATGAATAACAATAAAGTTCTGCAGCAGATGCGGAAACATGTTCATCTCCTACTATTTCCTGCAGTTTTTTAAGTAAATCGGATTTTTGCATGGAATCGTTTTTTAAGTGGGATAGGATAATTTATAGTTTTTGGTGAGGGCAAACATTTACATCTAACTAGATCTATTACACAGCAATGACACGATACTTTGAGGTACAGCAACGGGACGGTGCTGCAAGGATAGGAAAGTTCCTTTTAAAGGAAGATATCCGGACACCTTATATTATAGATACCAGAAGCCTGGATAAGTCCGAAAGCCCAATCATTGACGGAGGTTCACTATGGAAATATCCGAGTTTAGAAGAGGCCAAGGATCATCTCAGGGAAATCAGACAAAAAGCCGGAGAGGATTCTCTTATTATACTCCCACATCAGGATCTTACACCGGAAGCTCCAAGGAACTTGACAATTAAAATGGCTGAAGGAGCAGAAGAAATACAGGATGCAGGTGCAACCGGAGCTATTTACATCCCCGGACAGCAGGTAAAAGAACATGACCTGTACGTCATGGAAGGAGTCGGGTGCTTTGAGAACAATGCACGAAATCTACTCAGCCTGCTTTTTGAAATTAAAAAAGACATAGCTCCTGATACTGCAATTTATGCACCTAACATAGCCACCCCTGAAAATCTGGCAATGCTGATTTACCTCGGAATCGATGTCTTTGATAATACTAAAGCAATCGTTGCCGGACACAACGACATTTACCTTACAACTGCCGGCCAGTTCTATCTTGATTCGCTTGCAGAACTACCTTGCAGATGCAGTGCTTGCTCATCCACTGACCTTATAAGCCTCAGGGAAATGGATAAAAAAGGCCGGGCGGAAATTCTGGAAAAACACAACATCAATGCTATGGAAGCAGAAGCTGCACTTGTTCGGGAAAGAATACGTGCAGGGACCTTGCGCGAGTATATTGAAGGACAGTGCAGAATGCACACATGGCTTACAGCACTTATGAGACTTGCAGATGATGAGTATAACTTTGTGGAAAGCCAGAATACTATTGCAAGGAATAATACACTGGTAGCCACTTGCGGAGAATCACAGAACAGAGCAGAAATTGTGAGATTTGCTAAAAGGATTCAGGAAAGATACACACCGCCTGCATCAGACGTATTATTATTACTGCCATGTTCCGCGAGGAAGCCATATTCCACGTCCAATTCACACTGGAAATTCATCAATGCGCTTGGCAAGAGCAGAAAATTTGTTCATGAAGTGATAATCACATCCCCGCTTGGAATAGTGCCAAGGGAGCTGGAACTCACATATCCTGCTGCTCACTATGACACAACGGTTACAGGTTACTGGGATGCAGAGGAAAGAGGATGGGTAGCATCCTGTCTTGAGAATTACCTTATCCAGCACAAATACACGAGTATAGTTGCACATGTTGAGGATGCTTACCGTGTAATATGCGAGATGGTTGCAGAAAAGCTTGGTATAGATATAATATATACAAGCCTTGGAAATGTGTCATCACCGGAATCACTGAAAAGTCTCAGCAATACTGTATCAGAACTTTGCACCGGAAGAAAGCGTAGTCATGAGCAGACACAGAAAGACCTTATGAAAGCTGTTTCAGACTACCAGTTTGGCAAAGGCTCTGGAGAGATTCTTGTTCCGGAAGGATCAACTGTTAAAGGACCATTCCCAAAACACCAGATATTTGTCGGGAAAAAGCAACTAATAACACTTATACCACAATATGGAACACTGGCCATTACCATAGAAGGTGCAAAAGCCCTTGTTGGCCAGGGCAGGTATATCGTTAAAATAGATGATTTTGTTCCACGTGGCTCTCTTCTGGCACCTGGAGTAATAGATGCAGATCCTTTGATAAGGCCAAATGATGAGGTTATAATCACCGGAGAGAGAGCAATTGCAGTCGGAAGAGCAAATATGAACGGAGATGAGATGAGAAGATCTAGTCGTGGAGTTGCAGTTGACCTGCGCCATGTAAAAAAGCTCGAATAATAGTGATTTCAGATGTTAGTAATAAGGAACTTTGAACCATCCGATTTCGAAGAGGTTCTGGAGATTGAGTCACAGGCTTTCTCCGAGCATAATCCCTTTCTTTATATGAACTTCTACGAAATGAACAGCGAAGGGTTCCTTGTTGCAGAATACAACGGTTACATAGCAGGTTTTGTTGTAGGATATAAACTATCTGAAACCGAAGGACGTATCTTTTCTCTTGCCGTTAGAGAAGGATTCAGAAGCATGGGAATTGGTGCCCGGCTTATGGATGCTATTCTTTCAGTGTTTGTGTGTAAGTTTCTGACATTTGCAAGTCTTGAAGTAAGAATTACAAATACAAGAGCTCAGGAATTTTACAAAAGAAAAGAATTTATAGCCTGTTGGATACAACAC from Methanolobus tindarius DSM 2278 harbors:
- the arcS gene encoding archaeosine synthase subunit alpha, which produces MTRYFEVQQRDGAARIGKFLLKEDIRTPYIIDTRSLDKSESPIIDGGSLWKYPSLEEAKDHLREIRQKAGEDSLIILPHQDLTPEAPRNLTIKMAEGAEEIQDAGATGAIYIPGQQVKEHDLYVMEGVGCFENNARNLLSLLFEIKKDIAPDTAIYAPNIATPENLAMLIYLGIDVFDNTKAIVAGHNDIYLTTAGQFYLDSLAELPCRCSACSSTDLISLREMDKKGRAEILEKHNINAMEAEAALVRERIRAGTLREYIEGQCRMHTWLTALMRLADDEYNFVESQNTIARNNTLVATCGESQNRAEIVRFAKRIQERYTPPASDVLLLLPCSARKPYSTSNSHWKFINALGKSRKFVHEVIITSPLGIVPRELELTYPAAHYDTTVTGYWDAEERGWVASCLENYLIQHKYTSIVAHVEDAYRVICEMVAEKLGIDIIYTSLGNVSSPESLKSLSNTVSELCTGRKRSHEQTQKDLMKAVSDYQFGKGSGEILVPEGSTVKGPFPKHQIFVGKKQLITLIPQYGTLAITIEGAKALVGQGRYIVKIDDFVPRGSLLAPGVIDADPLIRPNDEVIITGERAIAVGRANMNGDEMRRSSRGVAVDLRHVKKLE
- a CDS encoding GNAT family N-acetyltransferase — encoded protein: MLVIRNFEPSDFEEVLEIESQAFSEHNPFLYMNFYEMNSEGFLVAEYNGYIAGFVVGYKLSETEGRIFSLAVREGFRSMGIGARLMDAILSVFVCKFLTFASLEVRITNTRAQEFYKRKEFIACWIQHGYYSDGEDGIIMKKRLTPSISLSL